One sulfur-oxidizing endosymbiont of Gigantopelta aegis genomic region harbors:
- a CDS encoding sulfatase-like hydrolase/transferase, producing MPPNQKNFVLIVLESARGDLLEKKINGITVAPNINALATEGTAIKEAYSHVGYTSPSLKTLFTGSINPTKSSPSLFREFKASGYQIAVFSGQPSSFGSISETVGMRKNSDDIFFDAEKLKEKRAFSFEQKDRFCSMVRFYWVNSIIVRKQKPMEKTKIYLLQFPICSFSLFSPGNEKE from the coding sequence ATCCCCCCTAACCAAAAGAATTTTGTCTTAATTGTTCTTGAAAGTGCAAGAGGTGATTTACTCGAAAAAAAAATTAATGGCATAACCGTTGCGCCCAACATCAATGCATTAGCAACTGAAGGTACTGCTATCAAGGAAGCATATAGCCATGTAGGTTATACTTCACCATCACTGAAAACTCTTTTTACTGGTAGTATAAATCCAACAAAATCAAGCCCATCATTATTTCGTGAGTTTAAAGCTAGTGGTTATCAAATAGCCGTTTTCTCGGGGCAACCCTCTTCATTTGGGAGTATATCAGAAACAGTTGGTATGAGAAAAAATAGTGATGATATATTTTTTGATGCTGAAAAGTTAAAGGAAAAGCGAGCGTTTAGCTTCGAGCAAAAGGATCGCTTTTGCTCGATGGTCAGGTTTTATTGGGTGAATTCGATAATCGTTAGGAAACAAAAACCAATGGAAAAAACCAAGATTTATTTACTTCAATTTCCAATCTGCTCATTTTCCTTATTTTCACCCGGGAATGAAAAAGAGTAA
- the tnpA gene encoding IS66 family insertion sequence element accessory protein TnpA, producing the protein MSNHSKDASMKQHIEACQASNLSQAVYCQQHKIPSHIFSYYRKKLGYVSSSKQVNTNNQLIPINLLANSPQAMQLK; encoded by the coding sequence ATGAGCAACCATTCAAAAGATGCTTCGATGAAGCAACACATAGAGGCCTGCCAAGCCAGTAACTTAAGCCAGGCAGTTTATTGTCAACAACATAAGATACCCTCTCATATTTTTAGCTATTATCGAAAGAAGTTGGGTTATGTTAGCTCATCAAAACAGGTCAACACCAACAATCAACTCATTCCCATTAATTTACTGGCCAATTCCCCACAAGCAATGCAATTAAAGTAA
- the ilvA gene encoding threonine ammonia-lyase, biosynthetic yields MLENYVKKILKSHVYDIVDKVPLDPAVNLSLRTGNQILLKREDLQPVFSFKIRGAYNKMVQLSQTEKDLGVIAASAGNHAQGVALSANKLGINALIVMPKTTPDIKVMAVKRLGAKVELHGNSYDEAYEHAKKLEKLHGWTFVHPYDDPDVIAGQGTIAMEIMQQCEQEPEAIFVPVGGGGLIAGVSAYIKYLYPNIKIIGVEPDDAASMHDALKANERVILEQVGIFADGVAVKQVGKETFKVAQKCVDEVILVNADEMCAAIKDIFDDTRTVTEPAGALAVAGLKKYISEHDISNKMFVAINSGANINFDRLRHVAERAELGEHREVLFSATIDEAPGSFYKFCKIVGNRGITEFNYRYAHDELARVFVGVKTSNAEEEKQALFDALTSKGYPVVDFSDNEIAKLHLRHMVGGHAPVVKNEHLYRFEFPERPGALLRFLRGIGQNWNISLFHYRNHGAAFGRVLAGIQVPDAELENFHRFLDDLGYSYKDETENPAYKEFLI; encoded by the coding sequence ATGTTAGAAAATTATGTAAAAAAGATACTTAAATCCCATGTTTACGATATCGTTGATAAAGTACCACTGGATCCAGCGGTTAATTTATCCCTGCGTACAGGTAATCAAATCCTACTCAAACGCGAAGACTTGCAACCGGTATTTTCCTTTAAAATTCGTGGTGCCTATAACAAAATGGTGCAACTGAGTCAGACAGAAAAAGACCTAGGGGTTATTGCAGCTTCAGCGGGCAATCATGCTCAGGGGGTTGCTTTATCCGCCAATAAACTGGGCATAAATGCCTTGATTGTGATGCCTAAAACGACCCCCGATATTAAAGTGATGGCTGTCAAACGTCTCGGGGCAAAAGTTGAATTGCATGGCAATAGTTATGATGAAGCTTATGAACATGCAAAAAAATTAGAAAAACTGCATGGTTGGACCTTTGTGCATCCTTATGATGATCCCGATGTGATTGCCGGACAGGGAACCATTGCGATGGAAATTATGCAGCAATGTGAACAAGAGCCGGAGGCTATCTTCGTACCGGTGGGTGGTGGTGGGCTGATTGCCGGCGTTTCTGCTTATATTAAGTATCTTTACCCTAATATTAAAATCATTGGTGTGGAACCCGATGATGCAGCCTCAATGCATGACGCTCTAAAAGCTAATGAAAGAGTGATTTTGGAGCAGGTCGGTATTTTCGCTGATGGTGTCGCGGTTAAACAAGTCGGAAAAGAAACCTTTAAGGTCGCGCAAAAATGTGTGGACGAAGTCATTTTGGTCAATGCCGATGAAATGTGTGCCGCGATTAAAGATATTTTTGATGATACTCGAACGGTGACTGAACCTGCCGGTGCTTTGGCTGTCGCAGGATTGAAAAAATATATCAGCGAGCATGACATTAGTAATAAAATGTTCGTTGCCATTAATAGTGGCGCTAATATTAATTTTGATCGCCTGCGTCATGTTGCCGAGCGAGCTGAGTTGGGTGAACATCGCGAAGTTTTATTTTCAGCAACGATTGATGAGGCGCCTGGTAGCTTTTATAAGTTTTGTAAGATTGTTGGGAATCGCGGTATTACTGAATTTAATTATCGTTATGCTCATGATGAACTAGCACGGGTTTTTGTTGGGGTTAAAACCAGTAATGCCGAAGAAGAAAAGCAGGCATTGTTTGATGCATTGACTTCTAAGGGCTATCCGGTGGTTGATTTTAGTGATAATGAAATTGCCAAGTTGCACCTGCGTCACATGGTGGGCGGTCATGCACCGGTGGTGAAAAATGAACACTTGTATCGTTTTGAATTTCCCGAGCGTCCCGGTGCATTATTACGATTTCTTCGCGGTATCGGGCAGAACTGGAATATCAGTTTGTTCCACTATCGCAATCATGGCGCGGCCTTTGGACGGGTATTGGCAGGCATTCAGGTGCCGGATGCTGAACTGGAAAATTTTCATCGATTCCTCGATGACTTGGGTTATAGCTATAAGGATGAAACGGAAAATCCGGCCTACAAAGAATTTCTTATTTAA
- the rpiA gene encoding ribose-5-phosphate isomerase RpiA — MNQDEMKQAVARAAIEHVVPDTIIGVGTGSTANFFIDELAKIKHKINGAVASSEATAERLRGHGIEVFDLNSVSEMSVYIDGADETNKAFHLIKGGGGALTREKIVAAVADKFVCIVDETKLVSYMGKFPLPVEVIPMARSYVAREIVKLGGEPVLREGFTTDNGNIILDVHGMEIMEPVKLENQLNAIVGVVTNGLFAQRPADVLLVGTPNGVREGF, encoded by the coding sequence ATGAATCAAGATGAAATGAAACAAGCAGTCGCAAGGGCGGCTATCGAGCACGTCGTACCGGATACAATTATTGGTGTTGGTACGGGTTCTACCGCCAACTTTTTTATTGATGAACTAGCCAAAATCAAACACAAAATTAATGGTGCAGTTGCCAGTTCAGAAGCCACTGCCGAGCGTCTACGCGGTCATGGTATTGAAGTATTTGACTTAAACTCCGTCAGCGAAATGTCCGTTTATATTGATGGCGCTGACGAAACCAATAAAGCCTTTCACCTAATCAAAGGTGGTGGTGGTGCTCTAACGCGTGAAAAAATCGTTGCTGCGGTCGCTGACAAGTTTGTTTGTATTGTTGATGAGACAAAATTAGTCAGCTATATGGGTAAATTTCCACTACCTGTTGAAGTGATTCCGATGGCCCGCAGTTATGTAGCGCGTGAAATCGTCAAATTAGGTGGCGAGCCAGTCTTACGTGAAGGCTTTACTACCGACAATGGCAACATTATTCTGGATGTACACGGCATGGAAATTATGGAGCCGGTGAAATTAGAAAATCAACTCAATGCCATTGTCGGTGTTGTCACTAATGGCTTATTCGCTCAACGCCCTGCGGATGTATTGCTAGTTGGTACACCCAATGGCGTTAGAGAAGGTTTTTAA
- a CDS encoding DUF3683 domain-containing protein has protein sequence MNDPKKIALTNIREIPYNYTSFSDREIIIRFLGEESWNVLNTLRSKRVTGRSARMLFEVLGDIWVVSRNPFIEDDLIENPKRRDALLEALNHRLTQIRLRADGNESVLLLLASAEQAVNDFQQGLIDSAIQRRRVFKTLNKITRKDNICFDGLSRVSHVTDASDWRVEYPFVVLTPDTEDEIQALVQACIDLGLAIIPRGGGTGYTGGAVPLTAYSVVINTEKLDTLGAVVQQQLSCQVNNADASELISVPTVATGAGVVTRRVSERAEEQGFVFAVDPTSQDASCIGGNISMNAGGKKAVMWGTTLDNLLSWKMVTPDARWMTIERLDHNLGKIHEVETVRFKVTRMAANNKDIESETVLEIPGADLRKLGLGKDVTNKFLGGLPGVQKEGCDGIITSAVFILHTMPQHIRTVCMEFFGSDMGNSVPAIVETIDYLKTQKGVVLAGLEHLDERYIKAVDYSTKSPRTELPKMVLLADIASDDEDMVARAASKIVQLANARDAEGFIAVSPEARKYFWLDRARTAAIASHTNAFKINEDVVIPLDKLAEYTLGIERINIIHSIKNKLKIVAAVDKYLHSDLKISSKNPEFEGSEETNTILQDKKTAALKLINAVQYRWNSLLEQLDTPAGQLDDSIASAYSLDTKQLSLTFFELLQKRVLRVSYRDEVEWPLKELFSGLNLSDINEQLDKIHADIRPGRLFVATHMHAGDGNVHTNIPVHSNDYDMLQTADKVVEEIMGLAEQLGGVISGEHGIGITKLQFLNDDILAAFKTYKDKVDPDNHFNPGKLMANAGLENAYTPSLQLLQQEALILEASELGALNNEIKDCLRCGKCKPVCSTHIPRANLLYSPRNKILGTGLIMEAFLYEEQTRRGISIRHFDEMNDVADHCTVCHKCLNPCPVNIDFGDVSIQMRTILRNRKQKRFSLMNKLAMAYLNVTDPAVINVMRKVMIEWSYKAQRLGHQFAKRFGFLVAGKIPHTTHGKMPIKEQVINFVKKPMPADIPSQPMRKLLGVEDSTTIPILRNAELIGKNAEESDAVFYFPGCGSERLYSQVGMATLAMLYHSGAQTVLPPGYLCCGYPQTAGGEAAKGQAISTDNQVLFHRIANTLNYMDIKTVLVSCGTCMDQLLKYQFQKIFPNCRLLDIHEYLAEKGYSLDADSQAVGYIYHDPCHTPIKTQQPLAVAKAILGDNVILSDRCCGESGTLAVSRPDISSQLRYRKQEELQQNINHFEQVADKKELVKKAPVKLVTTCPACQQGLNRYRGETEMTAEYIVVELCQKTLGDEWQKQFIDDATHGGIERVLL, from the coding sequence ATGAATGACCCAAAAAAAATAGCTTTAACCAATATTCGTGAAATCCCTTATAACTATACCTCTTTTTCTGATAGAGAGATTATTATCCGTTTTTTGGGGGAGGAATCCTGGAATGTTTTAAATACCCTACGTTCTAAACGTGTGACGGGACGTTCGGCACGGATGTTATTTGAAGTATTAGGCGATATTTGGGTGGTGTCGCGCAATCCATTTATTGAAGATGACTTAATTGAAAACCCCAAGCGCCGTGATGCCTTGCTAGAGGCTTTAAATCATCGTTTGACACAAATTCGTCTGCGTGCGGATGGTAATGAATCGGTATTGTTATTATTAGCCAGTGCTGAACAGGCAGTGAATGACTTTCAGCAGGGCTTGATTGATAGTGCGATACAACGTCGCAGGGTGTTTAAAACACTTAATAAAATCACCCGTAAAGATAATATCTGCTTTGATGGGCTGTCCCGCGTCAGTCATGTGACAGATGCTAGTGACTGGCGGGTGGAATATCCTTTTGTGGTGCTAACACCGGATACCGAAGATGAAATTCAGGCGCTGGTACAAGCCTGTATTGATTTGGGGCTGGCAATTATTCCGCGTGGTGGCGGCACAGGCTATACCGGTGGTGCGGTGCCGCTGACGGCTTATTCAGTGGTGATTAATACCGAAAAACTGGATACTCTAGGTGCTGTGGTGCAGCAGCAATTGAGCTGTCAGGTGAATAATGCAGATGCCAGTGAGTTGATATCGGTGCCGACGGTGGCAACGGGTGCCGGGGTGGTGACACGAAGAGTCTCTGAACGCGCAGAAGAGCAGGGCTTTGTGTTTGCTGTTGATCCCACGTCACAAGATGCTTCCTGTATCGGTGGCAATATTTCCATGAATGCCGGTGGTAAAAAAGCGGTCATGTGGGGTACGACGCTGGATAATTTATTGTCTTGGAAAATGGTCACACCGGATGCACGTTGGATGACTATTGAACGCTTGGATCATAATCTGGGTAAGATCCACGAGGTCGAAACCGTGCGCTTTAAAGTCACGCGCATGGCGGCCAATAATAAAGACATCGAATCTGAAACTGTGTTAGAAATTCCCGGTGCCGATTTGCGCAAATTGGGGCTGGGCAAGGATGTCACCAATAAGTTTCTGGGTGGCTTGCCGGGCGTTCAAAAAGAAGGCTGTGATGGTATTATTACCTCTGCCGTGTTTATCCTGCATACTATGCCACAACATATTCGTACGGTGTGTATGGAATTTTTCGGTTCGGACATGGGCAATTCAGTACCCGCCATTGTTGAAACCATCGACTATCTTAAAACGCAAAAAGGGGTGGTCTTAGCCGGTCTTGAGCATCTTGATGAGCGTTATATCAAGGCCGTTGATTATTCCACTAAATCCCCCCGTACTGAATTACCCAAAATGGTATTGCTTGCTGATATCGCTTCGGATGATGAAGATATGGTGGCACGTGCCGCTTCAAAAATTGTGCAATTAGCCAATGCCCGTGATGCCGAAGGTTTTATTGCTGTGAGCCCGGAAGCACGAAAATATTTCTGGTTGGATCGTGCTCGAACGGCGGCGATTGCCTCTCATACCAATGCCTTTAAAATCAATGAAGATGTCGTTATTCCTCTGGATAAATTGGCAGAATATACCCTGGGTATTGAACGTATTAATATCATTCACTCGATCAAAAACAAGTTAAAAATTGTTGCGGCGGTGGATAAATATTTACATAGTGATTTAAAAATCAGCTCAAAAAACCCTGAATTTGAAGGCTCAGAAGAAACCAATACGATACTGCAGGATAAGAAAACAGCGGCATTGAAACTGATTAATGCTGTCCAATATCGTTGGAATAGCTTATTGGAACAACTGGATACACCGGCAGGGCAACTGGATGACAGTATTGCCAGCGCCTATTCATTAGACACAAAGCAATTATCGCTCACCTTTTTTGAGCTATTACAAAAAAGAGTGTTACGGGTTTCCTATCGTGATGAAGTTGAGTGGCCATTAAAAGAATTATTCAGTGGCCTGAATCTGTCGGATATTAATGAACAGTTGGATAAAATCCATGCTGATATTCGTCCGGGTCGATTATTTGTTGCCACTCACATGCATGCCGGTGATGGCAATGTGCATACTAATATTCCTGTGCATTCCAATGACTATGATATGTTGCAAACCGCTGATAAGGTGGTGGAAGAAATCATGGGGCTGGCGGAACAGTTAGGTGGTGTTATTTCCGGTGAACATGGCATTGGCATTACTAAGTTACAATTTTTAAATGATGATATTTTAGCGGCGTTTAAAACCTATAAAGATAAAGTCGACCCGGATAATCATTTTAACCCTGGCAAATTGATGGCGAATGCAGGACTGGAAAATGCCTATACGCCTTCCTTGCAATTGTTGCAGCAAGAAGCACTGATCCTTGAGGCCAGTGAGCTGGGTGCACTGAATAATGAGATCAAAGATTGCCTACGCTGTGGCAAATGTAAGCCAGTGTGTAGTACCCACATTCCCCGAGCGAATTTACTCTATTCACCGCGTAACAAAATTCTGGGCACGGGGCTGATCATGGAAGCTTTTCTCTATGAAGAGCAAACTCGTCGGGGTATTTCCATCCGTCATTTTGATGAGATGAATGATGTCGCCGATCATTGCACTGTGTGTCATAAGTGCTTGAATCCCTGTCCGGTGAACATTGATTTTGGTGATGTATCTATTCAGATGCGTACGATTTTACGCAATCGCAAACAAAAACGCTTTTCGCTGATGAATAAGCTGGCCATGGCCTATCTTAATGTGACTGATCCGGCAGTGATCAACGTCATGCGTAAAGTGATGATCGAATGGTCTTATAAAGCTCAGCGTCTGGGACATCAATTCGCCAAGCGTTTTGGTTTTTTGGTGGCAGGTAAAATTCCCCATACTACCCATGGAAAAATGCCCATTAAAGAGCAGGTGATTAACTTTGTTAAAAAGCCCATGCCAGCGGATATTCCATCACAGCCGATGCGCAAGTTATTAGGGGTAGAAGACAGCACTACTATTCCTATTTTGCGTAATGCCGAGCTTATCGGAAAAAATGCCGAAGAATCGGATGCGGTGTTTTATTTTCCCGGTTGTGGCTCGGAGCGTTTATACAGTCAGGTGGGCATGGCGACCTTGGCGATGCTGTATCATTCCGGTGCGCAAACAGTATTGCCGCCGGGCTATCTCTGTTGTGGTTATCCTCAAACGGCGGGTGGTGAAGCCGCAAAAGGGCAGGCGATATCAACGGATAATCAGGTCTTGTTTCATCGTATTGCTAATACCCTGAACTATATGGATATCAAAACCGTATTGGTGTCTTGTGGTACTTGTATGGATCAATTATTGAAATATCAATTTCAGAAAATATTTCCTAATTGTCGTTTATTGGATATTCATGAATACCTAGCGGAAAAAGGTTATTCGCTGGATGCTGATAGTCAGGCGGTGGGGTATATTTATCATGATCCCTGTCATACACCGATTAAAACCCAGCAACCCTTGGCGGTGGCCAAGGCTATTTTGGGCGATAATGTGATTTTGTCGGATCGCTGCTGTGGTGAGTCGGGTACCTTGGCGGTGTCCAGACCGGACATTTCCAGTCAGCTACGCTATCGTAAGCAGGAAGAATTGCAGCAAAACATCAATCATTTTGAGCAAGTGGCTGATAAAAAAGAGTTAGTTAAGAAAGCGCCGGTTAAATTAGTAACGACTTGCCCTGCTTGCCAGCAAGGTTTGAATCGCTATCGCGGTGAAACTGAGATGACGGCGGAATATATTGTCGTGGAATTGTGTCAGAAGACCTTAGGGGATGAATGGCAGAAGCAGTTTATTGATGATGCCACCCATGGTGGAATTGAGCGGGTGCTGTTGTAG
- a CDS encoding transposase: protein MARLPRFNLPNIPQHIIQRGNNRQACFFSEQDNTVYLDKLNEYSLQHEVAIHSYVLMTNHVHLLLTPSTPQGASLLMQSLGRYYVRYINQKYNRSGTLWEGRYRSTIVDDESYLLTVYRYIELNPVRAKMVINPAEYPWSSYRKNAMGKAIKLINPHSCYQGLGNNEKNRQESYQSLFKQIIPDFQLQEIRDATNKAWVLGSKKFKKQIEDQTGRCTSPSRHGGDRKSHEFKLR from the coding sequence ATGGCTCGTTTACCCCGGTTTAACTTACCCAACATTCCTCAACATATTATTCAAAGAGGCAATAACCGACAGGCGTGTTTTTTTTCAGAGCAAGACAACACTGTCTATCTCGATAAATTAAACGAGTATAGTTTGCAGCATGAGGTTGCTATTCATAGTTATGTGCTAATGACAAATCATGTCCATCTACTACTAACACCTTCTACCCCTCAAGGTGCGAGTTTGCTCATGCAATCCCTAGGCCGATATTATGTTCGATATATTAATCAAAAGTATAATCGAAGCGGTACATTATGGGAAGGTCGGTATCGTTCAACAATTGTTGATGATGAAAGCTACTTATTAACTGTTTATCGTTATATAGAATTAAATCCCGTGCGCGCAAAAATGGTCATTAACCCCGCTGAATATCCTTGGTCAAGCTATAGAAAAAATGCAATGGGCAAAGCCATTAAACTCATCAACCCTCACTCTTGCTATCAAGGATTAGGCAATAATGAGAAAAACAGACAGGAAAGTTACCAGTCACTATTTAAGCAAATAATCCCGGATTTTCAATTACAAGAAATTCGAGATGCTACTAATAAAGCTTGGGTTCTCGGTAGTAAAAAATTTAAAAAACAAATTGAAGATCAAACAGGTCGATGTACCTCACCATCAAGGCATGGGGGGGATAGAAAATCACATGAATTTAAACTTAGATAG
- a CDS encoding porin, with protein sequence MKKLIAAAVAAAVIAPAMAIAAGPTLYGKIHTSIDYLDNNTSNNEGTKYKEWAMSSNSSRIGVKGSEDLGNGMKVGYLIEWGVSMDGNKGGKDMSLRNRAITLSGDWGTALAGRWDSPMKTFGRKIDLFNDQVGNTRSIITSVGLAKNGTINNRNGTINNRASNVVAYVTPNMNGFSSTIAYVIDAGTGVNLSGDDSDASAWSFNAIYKNGPLMAGVAYVDYNEDGRVPTGGARPADRDNSSAWRVGGTYKFGDLKVAASYVDMESQNFTKDIDPSIWTLGAAYTMGNNTIKMQLVDRDDSGLKTCNGGNSAANSGALKCKDGATMWSVGLDHKMSKRTTVYAAYSDIDNNKNSISTPWTNSGHDGSANSPSIGNDADAFSVGIIHKF encoded by the coding sequence ATGAAAAAATTAATTGCTGCTGCTGTAGCTGCTGCCGTTATCGCTCCTGCGATGGCTATTGCTGCTGGTCCTACTCTATATGGTAAGATTCATACATCTATTGATTATTTAGATAACAACACTAGTAACAACGAAGGTACTAAATATAAAGAGTGGGCTATGAGCTCAAACTCTTCACGTATCGGTGTTAAAGGTTCTGAAGATTTAGGTAACGGCATGAAAGTCGGTTACTTAATCGAGTGGGGCGTGAGTATGGACGGTAATAAAGGCGGCAAAGACATGAGTCTTCGTAACCGTGCAATTACATTATCGGGTGACTGGGGTACTGCTTTAGCTGGTCGTTGGGATTCACCAATGAAAACTTTTGGTCGTAAGATTGATTTATTTAATGACCAAGTGGGTAACACTCGTTCAATTATCACTAGTGTTGGTTTAGCTAAAAACGGCACAATCAACAATCGTAACGGCACAATCAACAATCGTGCTAGCAATGTTGTCGCTTATGTCACACCTAACATGAATGGCTTTAGCTCAACTATTGCTTATGTAATTGATGCCGGTACTGGTGTTAATTTAAGTGGTGATGATTCTGATGCAAGTGCATGGTCTTTTAATGCCATCTATAAAAATGGTCCTTTAATGGCTGGTGTTGCTTATGTTGATTATAACGAAGATGGACGTGTTCCTACAGGTGGAGCACGTCCAGCTGATCGTGATAATTCCAGTGCATGGCGTGTAGGTGGTACTTATAAGTTTGGTGACTTAAAAGTAGCTGCTTCTTATGTTGACATGGAAAGCCAAAACTTTACTAAAGATATTGATCCATCAATCTGGACTTTAGGTGCAGCATATACGATGGGTAACAATACTATTAAGATGCAATTAGTTGACCGTGATGATTCAGGTCTGAAAACTTGTAATGGTGGTAACAGTGCTGCAAATTCAGGTGCTTTAAAATGTAAAGATGGCGCGACTATGTGGTCTGTTGGTTTAGATCACAAAATGTCTAAGCGTACTACTGTATATGCAGCCTACTCTGACATAGACAATAATAAGAACTCTATTTCAACTCCTTGGACTAACTCTGGTCACGACGGTAGTGCTAACTCACCTTCAATTGGTAATGATGCAGATGCATTCTCTGTTGGTATTATCCACAAATTCTAA
- a CDS encoding nucleotidyltransferase domain-containing protein: MRLSTEEINTIKTSLAELDKLAQVYLFGSRVDDYKKGGDIDLLVISKQLAKKDLAKLRWDFYERFGEQKMDIILDDGRFNTPFAKLIYPQALKL; encoded by the coding sequence ATGCGCTTATCCACCGAAGAAATTAACACCATCAAGACTTCCCTAGCAGAGCTGGATAAATTAGCTCAAGTCTATCTCTTCGGCTCAAGAGTGGATGATTATAAAAAGGGGGGCGATATTGATTTATTGGTTATATCCAAACAATTAGCCAAAAAAGACTTGGCCAAATTGCGTTGGGATTTTTATGAACGCTTTGGTGAGCAAAAAATGGATATCATCCTTGATGATGGTCGCTTTAATACACCTTTTGCAAAACTGATCTATCCTCAAGCACTCAAACTATAA
- a CDS encoding Uma2 family endonuclease: MHPTKIKDTKPSQSDPLLVPTEKEWQQLTFSQKKQVEERIIAALENEFNLMGETTMHFQARVSATEVLRRFYGNQGKKVFIASDLHTLYPGERAFYPDLLVVFDVSDHHRSSWNVLREKKGLDFALEILSKGTRRKDKVEKLNLFARIGIPEYFMFDPDKYTLKGYSLDGSAYQEIPAVSGKGVYSNMLGLHMRVDNYKLRFVLKDIDIPFGDELINQLNDKLSDKDQMIEQTRRLMEEERKQNEDEINQKEEVINQKEDEIKQIAAAKEKEKIRADALEKELEVLRNKLN, encoded by the coding sequence ATGCATCCAACTAAAATAAAAGACACTAAACCCTCACAAAGCGATCCACTTCTGGTACCTACTGAAAAAGAATGGCAACAATTAACCTTTTCGCAAAAGAAGCAGGTTGAAGAAAGGATTATTGCAGCACTTGAAAATGAGTTTAATCTGATGGGTGAAACCACCATGCACTTTCAGGCTCGGGTATCAGCGACAGAAGTCTTACGGCGTTTCTATGGCAATCAGGGAAAGAAAGTTTTTATTGCATCCGATTTACATACTCTATATCCAGGCGAAAGAGCATTTTACCCGGATTTACTGGTAGTTTTTGATGTCAGCGATCATCATCGCAGTAGCTGGAATGTTTTGCGGGAGAAAAAAGGACTTGATTTTGCATTGGAGATTTTGTCCAAAGGGACAAGGCGAAAAGATAAAGTAGAAAAGCTAAACTTGTTTGCCCGTATAGGCATTCCAGAGTATTTTATGTTTGATCCAGATAAATATACATTAAAAGGATACAGCCTGGACGGTAGCGCATATCAGGAAATTCCAGCCGTATCAGGTAAAGGTGTTTATTCCAACATGCTTGGACTGCATATGAGAGTGGATAATTATAAATTACGCTTTGTTCTCAAGGATATTGATATTCCATTTGGTGATGAATTAATTAATCAGTTAAACGATAAATTATCTGATAAAGATCAAATGATAGAACAAACACGACGACTCATGGAAGAAGAAAGAAAGCAAAATGAAGACGAAATAAATCAAAAAGAGGAAGTGATAAACCAAAAAGAAGATGAAATAAAACAAATTGCTGCAGCGAAAGAAAAAGAAAAAATTCGTGCAGATGCTTTAGAAAAAGAGTTAGAGGTTCTTCGAAATAAGCTGAATTGA
- the rpsI gene encoding 30S ribosomal protein S9 has translation MSTQYYATGRRKSSSARVYLRPGKGDITINSRPIDVFFGRETSRMVVRQPLELTELLEKFDIMVNVSGGGNTGQAGAIRHGITRALIEYDEALRPALRKAGFVTRDARQVERKKIGLHKARKRPQYSKR, from the coding sequence ATGTCTACACAATATTATGCAACAGGTCGTCGTAAAAGCTCATCTGCCCGCGTTTATTTACGTCCAGGCAAAGGCGATATCACTATTAATAGTCGTCCAATCGACGTATTCTTCGGTCGTGAAACGTCCAGAATGGTTGTTCGTCAGCCACTAGAATTGACAGAATTACTTGAAAAATTCGATATCATGGTTAACGTCAGCGGTGGTGGTAACACCGGTCAAGCCGGTGCTATCCGTCACGGAATCACACGCGCTTTGATAGAGTATGATGAAGCCCTACGCCCAGCCCTACGCAAAGCCGGTTTCGTTACCCGTGATGCACGTCAAGTTGAACGTAAGAAAATCGGTCTACATAAAGCCCGTAAGCGTCCCCAGTACTCTAAGCGTTAA
- the rplM gene encoding 50S ribosomal protein L13, translating into MKTYSAKPETVERDWYIVDAENKTLGRLSTEIARRLRGKHKPEFTPHVDTGDYIVVINAEKIHVTGNKRTDKMYHHHTGYVGNLKSISFEKLQEKAPERIIEAAVKGMLPKNPLGRAMYKKMKVYAGSEHPHTAQQPKTLDV; encoded by the coding sequence ATGAAGACATATAGTGCGAAACCAGAAACTGTTGAACGTGACTGGTATATCGTTGATGCTGAAAACAAAACCCTGGGTCGTCTGTCAACGGAAATTGCCAGACGTCTTCGCGGTAAACATAAACCAGAATTTACACCACACGTTGATACCGGTGATTATATCGTTGTCATTAACGCTGAAAAAATTCACGTTACTGGTAACAAAAGAACTGACAAAATGTATCATCACCATACCGGTTATGTGGGTAACCTAAAAAGCATCAGCTTTGAAAAGTTGCAAGAAAAAGCACCTGAGCGCATTATTGAAGCGGCAGTTAAAGGTATGTTACCTAAAAATCCTTTAGGTCGTGCTATGTATAAGAAAATGAAAGTGTATGCCGGAAGCGAACATCCACATACCGCTCAACAACCTAAGACCCTAGATGTCTAA